Below is a window of Strix uralensis isolate ZFMK-TIS-50842 chromosome 8, bStrUra1, whole genome shotgun sequence DNA.
GGTGCTTTTGTCATTCCTGTGCCCTGTTGGAGAACTAGCTTAGCAACATTTGCGTAGGCAAAAAAAGCAAGTAAGCCTTACTTTGTGCCATGATGTATTCCTcacacagacaaaagaaaaaatccctgCCCCACTAAAGTGAATAGAAACAAGTCACACCTTAAATTGAGTAGCGTTAAGATTTGACCTCAACTTCTTTTTTCCAGAGTCGGGAGTGCCAGACTGAGTCCATCTGGAGTGTCTCCTTTGGCACTCAGCTTGACTTGTGACATGATACCTTCAGTGGAGAGACTTGTGAATACAAACTCTTGGTTCTGAAGTCTAACATAATGAAAGTCAAGAATATATGCTTAAGTGATCATCAAGTAATTTGCCCTTGTTGCAACTTTAAATGCAGTTCTGCAAAGGAGCTTCAGGAATGACACTAAATTAGATAGCAACCTGTGCTCCTAATTACATTTCTTGTTACAGCTAACTAGAAAAACACTTCCAACTTCTGAGCATGCGGTCTCACACTGAGATCTGAGGAACAAACAGATTAATTTCATTAGCACACATTGCCATCTATAATAAAGCTATAACAGGCCAAATGCTCTAATTTACACTCCTGAAACTGTCTCCCTCCGGTCACTCTGTTGTTACACTTTCAGGATGCCAAGAAGGGAAATGGATCTGGCAATTGTCACTGGTTGGAAGTGCAAACAATTTTTCCCTTTACCACGTTGGCTTTGCAGAGTTACCAAGAACATAAAACTGTAAAAGCTTACTTCAGTCATTAAAGAGATCTGACTCACAAAAAAGGAATCACTATGTTGAGTTAGGAGATGTCAGTTGACATAGTTACTAAACTGGTTGCCAGAAGCTGGGAAGCTAGCAactagctttattttttaaacaatttttttccctaattttctGCTAATGGCTCTTGACAGAAGGAAGTTGCTCAGGTAGATGGCCCTTGAGACCAAGCATAGCAGTGTTTGTGGTTTTGGAATAGATGCATACTTTTAGTAGCATCATAGGCCACTGTCAATTAGATCATCAGATGATAATAATAAGAAGAAGAATAATTTAATGTTGTGGTGCCCAAATTGCTGTCTGTGGCAGTATCTTAACATCACGCACGCTTTAACTCTTTCTCTTAATATCACACACACTTTAGCTCTTGAAAAGATGAATACAAGTTACAGGGCACTGTaagtattaaaattaaatggCAGTAGGAGTCTTAAAGTACAAGAACATCACTGAGTACTTCACAGTAAGTTCAATTTTAACAAATAAAGACAAACGACCCATTCAAGTATGGGAAGGGGTAAGAAACTTCCTTTAATGAATTTCTCAGTATAAGACATTACACAAAATAACTAGCCAGAGaatacttcaagaaaaagaatcagTATTCACCTCTCAGGTGATGAAGATGTATAGCTCTCTAAAAGCTCCTTAGCTTGAGCCTGCTTACATGTATTGCTAACCAAAGCCAAGTCTGAGAAATCACAAACATATGACAATTTTCCTTCCTGCTGCTAGAAACTCTGCCTAATCTCCCAGCAAGTGGTCCCATTTGGCTCATACTCAAAGCCTGAAAGAAATCCCAGTTTCCTATAGCTTACTATAATTTGTATGTCAATTCAGTGAACAGAGGCATTACAAGAAACCTCTTGGCATGCTTACACCTCTACAAGTGTGCATAGATTTTGCGCAAACGGAGCAGTAAGGCACAGAGCATGtactatttctgtgctttttaccAGGCTGGCTAGCCCAGCCACTCATCACGATATTGAAGGTGAGTGCTCGTATTACACAGCGGTCTTTATTCTGCGTCAATACACAGGTCCGAGTGCCGAGCAGTATGCACGAATCCTTTACATTACAAATCAGCAAGGAGCTCCATGAATTTCAGCCAACACTAGATCAAGCCACATGAGGTGAAGGCGTGAGTAATAAGCCATCAGATTTACTTCAGTTTCTCCTATAGTTACTTCATGCCTTTTTAAACTCGCCTTAATTAAATTCATTCTTTAAACTTGTCTTAATTAAATTCATTCTGGAACATAAAAATTGCTCAATTTTCACTGATCTGGAAATGGCTCTTTCTAGGCCAGCAAGACTTTTGCCGTGAGGCATTTACTAGAGCTAGGGTAGGGATCAGTGCTTATAGCTTATAGAGATTGTTTTATTATCATGCTCAGTGAGTTTGCTCAATGAGATTCATACCACACTTCCACTGTGccaatgtttgttttttcaagcaaAAAAGATTTGTGAATAATGACCCCAGAGTAGTATCTGACAAACCAGTGTTCTGTTTTAAACACAAAAACAACAGATGCTACTTTCCTTACGCATCTAAATAATTGCAAGGTACTGAGTGGTGCTGCTCTTTACAGTACTCAGCAGGATTTGATCTATGAAAGTAAGTGCAACTATTCATAATCACCATGCCTACCTTACACGGTGGTTTATGTTCAGATGCAGAATCCTCTTTGCAGAAAGCAGATCTCACAATGAAATCCAATCAGGAATCACTATCAATGGTACAAGCAACGGTTTCTTGTAGTGCTTGTGACACTGGCTGGAGAGTACAGATGAGGTGGGCAGAGCAAccagagcaaacagcagcaggTTTTAAAGGGATCTTGTGAAAAAAGAGCAAAGACCTGGGAATTGGGAGATGTGGATTCTCTTACAGGGGCTGCAGTAAAATTACTGTGTGAGCCAAGGCAAGCCATTGTATCTATAGTCAAAATTAAGCCAGTCAGGCTGGAATATGAAACATGGTTTTTAATGTCTCTAATTCAGTGAAGTCCTAATCTCTGATAAGAGCCCCATGAAACTGTTGTAGAAATTAGTCtaataattaataatacaaataatCTTTGAAAAATCAGGCAGGGGGGTTAGTTGTATTTGCTATATAGGAGAGCTGGTGTTTTTCTAATTCTAACCTATATTTGTACTTTTCTCTTTTATCATGTCAACGTTTGCAAGCAATAAAAGGGCATTATGTGCTGGTCATTGCATCTGCTTTTGAGATAAATCTATGTTAGCATTTCAAAGGGTCAAGGAATTCTTCCAGGGCAAACAAATTCTGGAGCACTGATGCCAGATGGTGTGTATATAAAgtggaaaatgagaaaagcaatTTACTGTGTTCCTGTTCCAGGGAAAAGTATCACCTAGAAGGACAGCAAAAGAGGTGAGAAACTACTGAGAAACTGGAgacactgttttcttcttctgtaacatgttgttttctttatatCTGAAAAGTCTAGGTACATAGAGGAGATGCAATGCTTATTCAGGCAAAATTATTCCAAAAAGATAACAGGAATATTTAACTAATGAATGAAGGGTTAAATTAATAGCATGTAGTAAGAATTATGCATTGATTTATGTGAGAGGTTCTAGATTTATCTATATAGCTCACTAATACGTAGCCTGTGTTTAGAGAAATTTTAGTCACACAGACAAAACGTTTTTATCTTGCATTTTTGAGCACGCTACAAAGGAGGCACAAAATAATGGATCAGATTCTTAAGTATAAATTAGCATAGGTTCAACAAAGTCATCAGTGTAATTTATCCAGCTCAGGTGCTGACTATCACTAGCTCACTTGCACCTGTATTAAACATGTGATTTCCAAGTGTGCAAAACAGCTCTGCAAATTTTAGAACTAATTGATCTTTTCTTCAAATCTACCGAAGTAGAGGAATGTCTCTTAGAAGGTTTGAAGATAAATTCAGGTCAgtgtaagaaatttaaaataattttcttaaatactgaaaattgTAACATGCTTTCATAAATAGTCTGAACTATTGGTAGCTTTTATCACTTGCTACCCAACCTCAAAAATATGTAGCAGAAGTATAAGTGTTCATATAACAagcaaagagaaagggagaatgtGTGTCTTAATATTTATGTGTGCCTTAATATTTATGTGTGCATCTTTGCTGAGCATATTTTATTTGGTTATATATGTCACTTTTTTAAAGCAGTACATCCTTTTAATGTTATGGCTTCTCCCAGAAATAAAGGATATAAATAAAGACTTCTCTCCATACAGGAAAAAGAACCGATCAACAATGCTGAGGTTTGCTCTCACTCTCTTTGCTGTCATAACATCATCTACCTGCCAAAAATATGGATGTCTGGAAGGGGACACTCACAAACTGAAGCCAAGTCCTGAGCCAAATATGCATGAATGCACTCTGTACTCTAAATGTAAGAGTGGTTTCATTTTTGCCAAATATAGTCTAGAAGTACAACTTTGTACACACTAATTGTTTTGGCAGGTCCCTTAATTTCTCAAAAATATGTAAGATGCAGTATACGTTGCATTTGAAAAGCTTCCTTCACTGGCATTTTGCTGCATGCAAACCGAGAGTAAGATTTTGGTTCTTAACAAAGTCAGTTGCAGAACTCTCATTGACttcacttattttctttaaaaaattctcatgcagttatttttcttgtttacagCAAAGGTGAATTTGGTTTACGTGTTTAAgtgtaaaaattaattaattgtagCAGACACCAAATGGGAAAGTTGAAATCAAAATTCTGTAGTGAGGGAAGTATAGTATTTATTACATTTCTTCAACTCTCTTTTTATGTTTGGCAGCTTTCAAAGTTAGTATCCCTCAGGATATAACATCTGGCAGAACACTAGTAAAATTCTTGGGGCTCTCTGGGCACACCTTGACAAAGCACGGTTGATGCCAGCCCGCCTCACTTAGCATTTACGCTGCTGCTGCTTCTAAAACTAAAAATGTTAGAGCTTGAGGACATCTTCTAGTTAGTACTAAGAGACTTTATCATGTTACAGACCAAAGCAGATTCATCTTACATTTTAAGTCTTCCAAATACAGTATTAAAGAAAATCCTTATTGCAAGatctctgtttctttcctaaCAGCTTCCTGTTGCTATGTAGACTTCACAGAGCAATTGGCTCATTCCCCAGTAATTAAAGTAAACAACAGCTACTGGAACAGATGTGGGCAGCTCAGTAAATCGTAAGTCAGCTTTGATGTTGTCTGTGTCCTGGTTCAATAGATCTGTGCTGTAGGAGCCACACAGCTAATGGCAACTCCTCCTGGAGCTGCTGATGGACAGTCCCCTAGGTTGCCCTGGAGATCATGCCACCCAGCCTAGTTCCCACCATCTTTTCTCTGTACCTGACCAATGTCTgactctttctcttctcctctcacaAGAGCCCATGAATCCCTAAGTATATACTATTCGTGCAGAAGGATTTATGCCATTTTATCAAGAAAGGGTTATGTTTTTTCAAGTTTGCTTCCAGTATAGAACCAGATCTAGCAATGCAGAGCAGTCATAAACCCAGGAGGTAACCACCGCACTGCACCTCTGTAGCTCTTCAAAGCAACTAACACATCCCAGTGAGTGTGACCCCTGGTCAATACAAACTGGGCTTCTTCCTTTGTTTAGAAAGCAGATCAACTTGATTATTAGatcttgcaaaaaaaatgcagagttcAGAAATGAAACTTCTgaatatttagaataaaaattctTGTAGTCCTCTGGGTTTTTTAACCATGAAGAATGTCTTCATAATGAAGATATTTAGTACCCGCTTAGATGTTAGAGCTGTGAAACATGGCAAGTTatagaaataaaagaatgaaagtACAAAACAATTAAGCAAAAACAGATGTGCAAAAGTAACAGCTATTGCCCGCCACTCCCAGAAGAGCAGCAACAGTATGCATTTTTAAGTAacttcagctgggctgtgggaAAATCTAAAGATTAGTGAAACCGTGAGGCTACAGCATAGAAGGAGTTTTGTACTATAGttttaaactacattttattATTGCCTGGAATCATTCTTGCCAGGAAAACTCAAGGCCTCAGAAGTTTACAGAAAGCTTACACAAATAGGGCTGAAATATGCATGGAAACATTTGTGCGCTCTTTAGCTGGCTATGGTAATTGCACAGTCAGGGTCTGTACACAATGCCAAAGGAATGAGTTTGGAACCTAGACACTAACAGGGCAAaaggatgcttttctgtgtttttctccaaATCTGTAGTATTGCATCCACATCAAAGCAGGCCTAGGAAACTGAGGCTATAGCCTTGATGTTCAGAAACAGGCTTATTTGTGGCTTTTCTCACCCACCACAGTTGTGAagatttcacaaagaaaattgaGTGCTTTTACCGGTGTTCTCCACATGCTGCTCGCTGGATCCATCCCAACTATACTGCTGCTATTCAGTCTGTTCCACTGTGTCAAAGCTTTTGTGACGACTGGTAGGTTCAGCTTTTTATCACAGTACTTTTATTTAGCTTTAATATGCCTGTGTTACTAGGGTGCCAAGGAGCATGAGTGGATGAAGCACAGATCTCCCAGTCAAGTGGCACTAAGTTCAATGGTGTCGCACTACCTTTATGCcttttctcttgttcttcctcttcatttcttgTTTGCCATCTCTACTTTTTCCTCTGCTAAGTTACTACCCCCAAAATAATGACACAGGCTGAATGCAGGATGGAGTCAGGAAACTCTGACAGAGTTTAATGACTGAGGGACAGCACTGTCCTGCTCTCCCTGAGGATGCAGTGCAGTGGCACCAGAACTGCCTGACGTGACGGAGGAGCTCTCACCACACTGACAGCACTAACAGCAGTGAGGGCCTGCCCACGCTTTGAAAAGTCCATGCCTGTGAGTTGGCATTTATGCAGTTAGCATTTTAAATCTAAATACTTGATCATGATGCGATACATTTCTTCTATATCTATGAAATGCTCTATGAAATCATGAAAGCAAACACTTCTTGTATGTTTTCAATTAATTCATATAACAAATTAGCTtaattcctaattttttttcacccttgGCCTTTTCCCTTCCATCATCCCTCTCTCTCTAAAATCACTTCTAAAAAGCCTGAATCTCAGAAAAACTTGCAGCCAAGTAATGctaaaaatattaatagcaaTGAGCAAGCAtaataacatttaattttgtttcccaAAATATAGCATCAGGGAATCACATTCTTTTTTGAGTGCAAAACATGTAGTGGGACAACCCAGCACCCATCTGTCCTTTGTCTTGGGGTAGGAGCATTATATCCAGGTGGGGTGCTGAGATTTTTTCAGTGGTCCATATCCAGCATATATCTctccctcgctccctccctccctccctgttttGGGATGCTGGATCTTAAATAATGTCATCATGTGACAAATAAATCTCAGTCAGGGCCATATTAATGCTGTGCCTAGTAACTACAGTAACTTGTGTGCGTGGTTAAATTGGTGTGAAGCATAGGACAAGCAGCACAGGCTGCGTTCACACTGTAGGACTATAACTGCTAGATCACTTGAAAGTAATGAACTGTGAATGTCTGAATCCCT
It encodes the following:
- the LOC141946422 gene encoding riboflavin-binding protein, with amino-acid sequence MCVLIFMCALIFMCASLLSIFYLVIYVTFLKQYILLMLWLLPEIKDINKDFSPYRKKNRSTMLRFALTLFAVITSSTCQKYGCLEGDTHKLKPSPEPNMHECTLYSKSSCCYVDFTEQLAHSPVIKVNNSYWNRCGQLSKSCEDFTKKIECFYRCSPHAARWIHPNYTAAIQSVPLCQSFCDDWYEACKDDSICVYNWLTDWEWDESGENHCKNKCIPYSEMYTDGTDMCQNMWGESFKVSKSSCICLQMNEKDMMAIKYLLSESSEESSSISSSEEHACQKKLLKIEKLKGEEGEQTR